The Ornithinibacillus sp. 4-3 region TGAAAACTACTATGTAAAAGATCACGCACTTGTACAAGAAGAACAAGCAGGCTGGTATTCTGAAGCAGGAAAGGATATATTCGAAACCTATGATCCTGAACTTGCAAAAGAAATGCTAGAAGAGTCTGATTATGACGGAGAAGAAATTGTTATCTTAACTTCCCGTGAAAATCCCGATGAGTACAATATGTCTGTAGTAGCAGAAGAGTCTTTAAAAAGTATTGGTATGAATGTTACACTTGCTGAAAGTGACTGGGGCACTGTTTTAGAAAAACGCGAGGATGAGGAAGCATGGGATATATTCTTTACTTCCTTCGCGATGCGTCCTATGCCTACACAGTATTTATTTTTAAACCAAGGATGGTTTGGCTGGACAGATAGTGAAGAGCTTCGAAGCTTGGGTGAGCAAATCGTAAATGCTGGTTCAATTGAAGAAGCCCAACAGTTCAAAGATGATTATCATCAAGCATTTTGGGAGTATCTACCAGTAATTAAACCTGGTAATAAAACAGGTATCACAGCTCTTCGCAGTAATGTAGAAGGCTTTGATTATTTAACAGGTCCAATTGTATGGAATGTAACAATAGATAAGTGATATCAATAAGAGGACATGACAGCAAAAGCTTGTCATGTCCTCTTTATAATTAATTTCTATTTTAAATCTTCTAATGTCTGTAATGCCGCTCCACCTAATGTCTTCGCTGCAATAGCGAGTGCACGCTCATCAAAATTAAATTTTGGATGATGATGTGGATAAACAGCTTCTCCATCTGAAATTTGTGCTCCAGTGAAGAAGAATGTACCAGGTACATGTTCTAAATAATAAGACATATCTTCCCCACCCATACGGGGTGCTGCTTCGATAACATCTGTAACTCCTGGTACAGATTCAGCAAACGCTGATAAAAATTCTGTTTCCTTCTTATGATTTACTAGTGGCGGATATCCACGATGGAATTCGAATTTATAATCTACATCTGCAGACAAGCATGTACCTTTAACAATTCTCTCCATTTCTTTTTCTACTAAAGAGCGAATATCTTCTTTAAATGTACGTACTGTTCCAGCTAAAACTGTTTTATCAGCAATTACATTAAATGCATTGCTTGCTACAAAATTACCTACAGAAACAACGGCTGATTCAATTGGATCTACACGGCGACTAACAAGCTGCTGTAAATTTGTTACTAATTGGGAAGCAACAACAATAGAATCCTTAGTTAGATGCGGTTGCGCCCCATGTCCACCTCTACCTTGAATTTCAATATGAAATCGATCTGCTGCTGCCATTGTTGGACCAGTTCGATATTGGATATTTCCTACTGGCATTAAGGATTGTAAATGCGTTCCATAAATTACGTCTACACCTTCTAGACAACCATCTTTAATCATTGCAATTGCACCACCTGGCGCCATTTCTTCGGCATGTTGATGGATAAATACAATGGTACCAGCAATCTCATCCTTTATTTTACATAAAGCTTTTGCCAGACCTAATAAAGTCGCTGTATGTCCATCATGCCCACACGCATGCATTACACCATCATTTTTGGATTTGTATTCTACACCTGTTTCTTCATGAATAGGCAAAGCATCAAAATCAGCACGCAATGCCACTGTCTTCCCTGGCTTACCTCCACGTAAAGTAGCTACTACACCTCGCTCACCAACACCTTCACGAACTTCTAGTCCTAACTCACGGTGATATGCTGCAATATATTTTGGTGTTTCCACTTCATGAAATGAAAGCTCTGGATTTTGATGTAAATGACGACGGATTTGTACGATTTCGTCATAGTTTTCATCAATTAATTGATATAATTTTTCTAACATCTTATTTCCCTCCAAAATAACTTATACTAGATTAATTTCTATACCATTCTTTTATATTTTAACATTTATTATGTAGCTAAACATCATAATATTAAGAATTTTAACTTTCGTTTGTTCATTCGAATCTCCTAAGTCGTAATTTCCTTGAAATTACATTGACAATAAGCTTTTTCTTTAGTAACTTATTAACAATGTACAGAATCTGCTTTGTTTTTTATAAAGATTAAAGGAAGAAAAAACAATGAATTATAGAAAAATATTTTTGTATATCATTTATATTATCTTGTCCCTTACAGTCATCTACATCAATGCATACTTCGTAGTAGAATGGCTAAACCGTAGTCTTTTCACAGATTTCACCATAAACATCGATCGAATTGGAGAATCATTTTCAAATGGGATGTCCATCATCATTGTATTATCCCTACTCATTTTTTCATTAGTCGGCTCTGTTATTACAAGTGTGCTCATCGTAAATGTTATTTCTGCACTTCTCGTTGTAGCTAATCATTTAAAAGTACAGGAAAGAAATGATCTATTAACATTTTCTGAACTGAAAACTATCAGTTCCCCAAAAGATGTTATCGCCTTAGTAGAAGTTTCAATGGGAATCGTTTTAACCGCTTTCATTATACTTACAGTAGTACTCATTCTTTTACATATC contains the following coding sequences:
- a CDS encoding M20 family metallopeptidase; the encoded protein is MLEKLYQLIDENYDEIVQIRRHLHQNPELSFHEVETPKYIAAYHRELGLEVREGVGERGVVATLRGGKPGKTVALRADFDALPIHEETGVEYKSKNDGVMHACGHDGHTATLLGLAKALCKIKDEIAGTIVFIHQHAEEMAPGGAIAMIKDGCLEGVDVIYGTHLQSLMPVGNIQYRTGPTMAAADRFHIEIQGRGGHGAQPHLTKDSIVVASQLVTNLQQLVSRRVDPIESAVVSVGNFVASNAFNVIADKTVLAGTVRTFKEDIRSLVEKEMERIVKGTCLSADVDYKFEFHRGYPPLVNHKKETEFLSAFAESVPGVTDVIEAAPRMGGEDMSYYLEHVPGTFFFTGAQISDGEAVYPHHHPKFNFDERALAIAAKTLGGAALQTLEDLK